A region of bacterium DNA encodes the following proteins:
- the tpiA gene encoding triose-phosphate isomerase, which produces MRKKIVAGNWKMNKLTCQANELAVALKAKFADKTDVEVVLCPTFTALKTVADVISGTQVKLGGQNMHWEKDGAFTGEISADMLRDVGCQYVILGHSERRQFFGETDASVSRKVKAALAANLTPIVCVGETLEQREANQTEDVVTTQVTKSLAGLDETSFRRIVVAYEPVWAIGTGRTASPAQAQEVHALIRRVLSKMCNPGAAQAVRIQYGGSMKPANAKELMSQPDIDGGLIGGAALDAASFIAIIEAAV; this is translated from the coding sequence ATGCGTAAAAAAATTGTTGCCGGTAACTGGAAGATGAACAAGCTCACGTGTCAGGCGAACGAGCTAGCTGTTGCCCTGAAAGCTAAATTTGCCGATAAAACGGATGTTGAAGTTGTGCTCTGTCCGACCTTCACCGCTTTAAAGACGGTCGCGGATGTCATTTCTGGAACGCAGGTCAAGCTGGGTGGACAGAATATGCATTGGGAGAAGGATGGCGCGTTCACCGGCGAGATTTCAGCCGATATGCTGCGTGATGTGGGTTGCCAGTATGTCATTCTGGGACACAGCGAGCGTCGTCAGTTTTTTGGTGAGACGGATGCATCCGTAAGTCGCAAAGTGAAAGCGGCGTTGGCGGCCAATCTGACCCCGATCGTGTGTGTGGGCGAGACATTGGAACAGCGTGAAGCGAACCAGACCGAAGATGTGGTGACCACACAGGTGACCAAGAGTCTGGCCGGTTTGGATGAAACCAGTTTCCGCCGCATTGTGGTGGCGTATGAACCCGTGTGGGCGATCGGTACCGGCCGTACGGCCAGTCCTGCGCAGGCTCAGGAAGTGCATGCCTTGATTCGTCGTGTGCTTTCCAAGATGTGCAATCCCGGTGCGGCACAGGCGGTTCGCATTCAATACGGCGGCAGCATGAAGCCGGCCAATGCCAAGGAATTGATGTCTCAGCCGGATATTGACGGCGGACTGATTGGTGGGGCAGCCCTGGATGCGGCCTCCTTTATTGCCATTATTGAAGCGGCAGTCTGA
- the pgk gene encoding phosphoglycerate kinase produces MKKTVRDVILKGKRVIMRVDFNVPQDKVTGAISNTKRIEAALPTIKYVLEQGASVVLMSHLGRPDGKVIAKFSLKPVAEALEKLLGKPVKFLPDCVGPAVEAACSSSVVKPGDVILLENLRFHIEEEGKIKNEDGTSVKADPKAVEAFRASLSKLGDVYVNDAFGTAHRAHSSMVGVNLPEKVSGFLMEAELKAFTAVLDNPKRPLLAILGGAKIADKIPLINNLLDTANEIIIGGAMAFTFKKILNNMEIGSSLFDPEGAKMVKDLMAKATAKNVKIHLPVDYICGDKFADDANVMAADDASGIKPGWLGLDVGPKSNVIFCDAIARAKTIVWNGPAGVFEMEKFATGTKVMADAIAKATASGAVTVVGGGDTATAAKKFKVVDKVTHCSTGGGASLEFLEGKVLPGVAALSEK; encoded by the coding sequence ATGAAAAAAACTGTACGTGATGTAATTCTGAAGGGGAAACGCGTCATCATGCGCGTGGACTTCAATGTGCCGCAGGACAAAGTTACCGGAGCCATCTCGAACACGAAGCGTATTGAGGCGGCGTTGCCGACCATTAAGTATGTTTTGGAGCAGGGCGCTTCTGTGGTGCTCATGAGTCATTTGGGTCGTCCGGATGGCAAAGTCATTGCCAAATTTTCGTTGAAGCCGGTGGCTGAAGCCCTTGAGAAATTATTGGGCAAGCCGGTAAAATTTCTTCCTGACTGTGTCGGCCCTGCTGTTGAGGCCGCGTGTTCGTCCAGTGTGGTGAAGCCTGGCGATGTCATTTTGCTTGAGAACCTGCGCTTCCATATCGAGGAAGAGGGCAAGATTAAGAATGAGGATGGTACCTCTGTGAAAGCCGATCCCAAGGCTGTTGAGGCATTTCGTGCGAGTCTCAGCAAGTTGGGCGATGTTTATGTAAATGATGCGTTTGGAACCGCGCATCGTGCTCACTCTTCGATGGTGGGCGTGAATCTGCCCGAGAAGGTCTCCGGCTTTTTGATGGAGGCCGAATTGAAAGCCTTCACGGCCGTATTGGATAATCCCAAACGTCCCTTGCTTGCCATTCTGGGTGGCGCGAAGATCGCGGATAAAATTCCGTTAATCAATAATCTTCTTGATACGGCCAATGAGATTATCATCGGGGGGGCCATGGCTTTCACGTTCAAGAAGATTCTCAATAATATGGAAATCGGATCCAGCCTCTTTGATCCCGAAGGCGCCAAGATGGTGAAGGACTTGATGGCCAAGGCAACCGCCAAAAACGTTAAAATCCATTTACCGGTGGACTATATCTGTGGAGATAAGTTTGCCGACGATGCCAATGTCATGGCGGCAGATGATGCCTCAGGCATCAAGCCCGGCTGGCTGGGACTGGATGTGGGCCCGAAATCGAACGTCATTTTCTGCGATGCGATTGCCCGTGCCAAAACCATTGTCTGGAATGGGCCTGCCGGCGTGTTTGAGATGGAGAAGTTTGCGACCGGAACCAAGGTGATGGCGGATGCGATTGCCAAGGCGACCGCATCAGGTGCCGTCACGGTGGTCGGCGGCGGGGATACCGCTACCGCGGCTAAGAAATTCAAGGTGGTTGACAAGGTTACCCATTGTTCAACCGGTGGTGGAGCCAGTCTTGAATTCCTGGAAGGCAAGGTCCTCCCGGGCGTTGCCGCCTTGAGTGAGAAGTAA
- the secG gene encoding preprotein translocase subunit SecG produces the protein MGGFLYGFLIFIEIVSALLLIGIILLQKTKDEGLGLAFGAGVGETLFGSRTGNVLTKITVTLAGIFLLNTLAIGYIASGRVGTGSVIDRLPVQQSVPTQSMPAQAAPVEPAAVDIPAASGDVTPVQTPATTTP, from the coding sequence ATGGGCGGTTTTTTATACGGTTTTTTAATTTTTATCGAAATTGTTTCGGCGCTTCTGTTAATCGGAATCATCCTGCTGCAAAAGACCAAAGATGAGGGCTTGGGGCTGGCGTTTGGTGCGGGGGTGGGAGAAACCCTGTTTGGTTCCCGCACAGGAAATGTCCTGACCAAGATCACGGTGACCTTGGCGGGTATCTTTCTGCTCAATACTCTGGCCATCGGCTATATCGCCTCTGGTCGAGTCGGAACAGGGTCAGTGATCGATCGCCTTCCTGTTCAGCAATCTGTCCCCACACAATCGATGCCAGCACAAGCCGCTCCGGTAGAACCTGCCGCGGTGGATATTCCTGCCGCAAGTGGGGATGTGACACCTGTTCAGACGCCGGCGACAACCACGCCTTGA